One stretch of Miscanthus floridulus cultivar M001 chromosome 18, ASM1932011v1, whole genome shotgun sequence DNA includes these proteins:
- the LOC136520132 gene encoding uncharacterized protein, producing MSEDVNLDVNLDGLSELFASLQVIIHFTLATFPMVMAILTIVDWLGRTKTGFITFHTISNTATPVGITHFTRSRDNSGLCMSCPFAVPKLLLNICVTTNCHKRTGQIYASFGQL from the exons ATGTCTGAG GATGTGAATCTGGATGTGAACCTTGATGGCCTCTCTGAACTGTTTGCGTCCCTCCAG GTCATTATCCACTTTACATTGGCGACTTTCCCCATGGTCATGGCCATTCTGACAATTGTTGATTGGCTGGGCAGAACTAAAACAG GTTTCATTACATTTCACACAATCAGCAATACAGCTACACCAGTCGGCATCACTCATTTCACTAGGAGTCGGGACAATAGTGGGCTCTGCATGTCCTGCCCGTTTGCGGTGCCAAAGCTGCTTCTGAATATTTGCGTCACAACTAATTGTCACAAGAGAACGGGACAGATATATGCATCTTTTGGTCAACTATAA